In Nicotiana tabacum cultivar K326 chromosome 2, ASM71507v2, whole genome shotgun sequence, the following proteins share a genomic window:
- the LOC107828986 gene encoding putative protein phosphatase 2C 10 isoform X1: MDSLCCFNSGNSQLAGGRSSCGKGRSHHGPAKYGFSLLKGKANHPMEDYHVAKFTQLRGGELGLFAIYDGHSGDNVASYLQKHLFSNIINEEEFWTDPHSSILKAYERTDEAILSHNPDLGQGGSTAVTAMLINGRKLWIANVGDSRAVLSRRGQAMQMSVDHEPHTERSSIENKGGFVTKMPGDVARVNGQLAVSRAFGDKNLKSHLRSDPDVKNIDVDGNTDLLILASDGLWKVMSNQEAVDIAKKVKDPQKAAKQLVIEALTRESKDDISCIVVRFKA; the protein is encoded by the exons ATGGATAGTTTATGCTGCTTCAATTCTGGAAACTCTCAG CTTGCAGGAGGACGGTCATCATGTGGCAAAGGAAGAAGCCATCACGGGCCTGCAAAGTATGGGTTCAGCCTCCTTAAGGGGAAAGCAAATCATCCGATGGAGGATTATCATGTTGCTAAATTCACTCAGTTGCGCGGAGGGGAACTTGGACTTTTTGCTATTTATGATGGGCATTCTGGAGATAATGTGGCTTCCTATTTACAGAAGCATTTGTTTTCCAATATCATAAATGAG GAGGAATTTTGGACCGACCCTCATAGCTCAATCTTAAAAGCTTATGAGAGAACAGATGAGGCTATTCTTTCACATAATCCTGATCTTGGACAAGGAGGGTCAACTGCAGTGACTGCAATGCTTATAAATGGACGAAAGCTATGGATAGCAAATGTTGGAGATTCCAGAGCAGTGCTTTCGAGGAGGGGGCAGGCGATGCAGATGAGTGTTGATCATGAACCACACACTGAGCGGAGCAGCATCGAAAACAAAGGTGGCTTTGTCACAAAAATGCCAG GAGATGTTGCTAGAGTGAATGGTCAACTGGCTGTTTCTCGTGCTTTTGGAGACAAGAACCTGAAATCACACCTGCGTTCTGATCCTGATGTAAAAAACATCGATGTTGATGGAAATACAGATCTTCTCATCCTTGCAAGCGATGGTTTATGGAAG GTAATGTCTAATCAAGAGGCAGTTGACATCGCGAAGAAGGTTAAGGATCCACAGAAAGCGGCCAAGCAATTAGTCATCGAAGCGTTGACCAGAGAAAGTAAAGATGATATCTCATGCATTGTTGTCCGATTTAAGGCGTGA
- the LOC107828986 gene encoding putative protein phosphatase 2C 10 isoform X2: MDSLCCFNSGNSQLAGGRSSCGKGRSHHGPAKYGFSLLKGKANHPMEDYHVAKFTQLRGGELGLFAIYDGHSGDNVASYLQKHLFSNIINEEEFWTDPHSSILKAYERTDEAILSHNPDLGQGGSTAVTAMLINGRKLWIANVGDSRAVLSRRGQAMQMSVDHEPHTERSSIENKGGFVTKMPGDVARVNGQLAVSRAFGDKNLKSHLRSDPDVKNIDVDGNTDLLILASDGLWKVSFCSNIQ; encoded by the exons ATGGATAGTTTATGCTGCTTCAATTCTGGAAACTCTCAG CTTGCAGGAGGACGGTCATCATGTGGCAAAGGAAGAAGCCATCACGGGCCTGCAAAGTATGGGTTCAGCCTCCTTAAGGGGAAAGCAAATCATCCGATGGAGGATTATCATGTTGCTAAATTCACTCAGTTGCGCGGAGGGGAACTTGGACTTTTTGCTATTTATGATGGGCATTCTGGAGATAATGTGGCTTCCTATTTACAGAAGCATTTGTTTTCCAATATCATAAATGAG GAGGAATTTTGGACCGACCCTCATAGCTCAATCTTAAAAGCTTATGAGAGAACAGATGAGGCTATTCTTTCACATAATCCTGATCTTGGACAAGGAGGGTCAACTGCAGTGACTGCAATGCTTATAAATGGACGAAAGCTATGGATAGCAAATGTTGGAGATTCCAGAGCAGTGCTTTCGAGGAGGGGGCAGGCGATGCAGATGAGTGTTGATCATGAACCACACACTGAGCGGAGCAGCATCGAAAACAAAGGTGGCTTTGTCACAAAAATGCCAG GAGATGTTGCTAGAGTGAATGGTCAACTGGCTGTTTCTCGTGCTTTTGGAGACAAGAACCTGAAATCACACCTGCGTTCTGATCCTGATGTAAAAAACATCGATGTTGATGGAAATACAGATCTTCTCATCCTTGCAAGCGATGGTTTATGGAAGGTGTCATTTTGCTCCAACATTCA GTAA
- the LOC107815048 gene encoding uncharacterized LOC107815048 (The RefSeq protein has 4 substitutions compared to this genomic sequence): MPKRKRYPPKSRSRPTQIQRDTQNQSEGQSLSQTQDDAENPLSTYKRKSNKYWIVDVIDEEGVVKETNLRVQDMFVLPMGKKVVLEWNNRNQPVGESAGLLGGFLGSIASNFEYFPIGFEKWPKIPKPYKEHVWTNTIKPKFQVNDEMNKKYILGNIGRKWRDKRIKLFDENYDPSLGKDANIDLPPAGISKDQWALFLNYRLNEKTMEISCKNRVNRQKQTVPHILGSRSIARTMHELEIKAGRPYTRGQMYSIAHKKKDGSFVNDEARQRSEQLNMQADGTSSEADTYINVWGKEHPGRARGMGFGVCPSQLFRSTCSSGGSPVSPSSGVPSNTEWQAMKLELQESKSKVKALESELQKSKSRFKVLEDQMSYLYQNFAGQRPLGFPNSTANQVADLRSPVEIQHSSSASHEPQGRGTSAAA, translated from the exons ATGCCTAAGAGAAAGAGGTATCCTCCTAAGAGTCGATCTAGGCCAACTCAAATTCAACGTGATACTCAAAATCAATCTGAAGGACAAAGTCTTTCACAAACTCAGGATGAAGCCGAAAATCCTCTGTCCACTTACAAGAGAAAGTCCAATAAGTATTGGATAGTTGATGTGATTG ATGAGGAGGGAGTTGTAAAGGAAACAAATTTGCGGGTGCAAGACATGTTTGTACTTCCTATGGGAAAGAAGGTTGTCTTGGAGTGGAATAATCGCAACCAACCAGTTGGAGAGTCAGCTGGCCTTTTGGGAGGATTTCTAGGTTCAATTGCAAGCAACTTTGAATATTTTCCCATTGGTTTTGAGAAATGGCCTAAGATTCCAAAACCATACAAGGAACACGTTTGGACTAACACTATAAAG CCAAAATTTCAAGTAAATGATGAGATGAACAAGAAGTATATACTCGGAAATATTGGGAGGAAATGGAGGGACAAGCGGATTAAGTTATTTGATGAAAATTATGACCCATCACTTGGTAAGGATGCCAATATTGACTTGCCACCGGCTGGGATCAGTAAAGACCAATGGGCACTTTTCTTGAACTATAGATTGAATGAGAAAACTATG GAGATTTCTTGTAAAAATCGTGTAAATCGACAAAAACAAACTGTTCCTCATATTCTTGGGTCGAGGTCAATAGCTAGAACGATGCATGAACTG GAAATTAAAGCCGGGAGACCTTATACTAGAGGGCAAATGTATTCTATTGCCCACAAGAAAAAAGATGGGTCTTTTGTTAATGATGAGGCTAGGCAAAGGAGT GAACAATTAAATATGCAGGCAGATGGGACTTCTTCTGAAGCAGATACCTATATAAATGTCTGGGGGAAAGAACACCCAGGACGGGCTCGAGGTATGGGATTTGGTGTATGCCCATCTCAGCTCTTCAGATCCACTTGTAGTTCTGGAGGATCGCCAGTGTCTCCATCCAGTGGTGTCCCATCAAATACTGAATGGCAAGCAATGAAATTAGAGTTACAAGAGAGTAAATCAAAGGTTAAAGCGTTGGAGTCAGAATTGCAAAAGAGTAAATCAAGATTTAAAGTTTTGGAGGATCAGATGTCTTATCTTTATCAAAACTTTGTGGGTCAAAGGCCGTTTGGTTTTCCTAACTCTATTGCCAATCAG GTTGCTGACTTAAGGTCACCAGTAGAAATACAACATTCATCATCTGCTAGTCACGAACCACAAGGTCGAGGCACTTCAGCTGCGGCCTAG
- the LOC107815048 gene encoding putative LOC107815048 isoform X1: MPKRKRYPPKSRSRPTQIQRDTQNQSEGQSLSQTQDEAENPLSTYKRKSNKYWIVDVIDEEGVVKETNLRVQDMFVLPMGKKVVLEWNNRNQPVGESAGLLGGFLGSIASNFEYFPIGFEKWPKIPKPYKEHVWTNTIKPKFQVNDEMNKKYILGNIGRKWRDKRIKLFDENYDPSLGKDANIDLPPAGISKDQWALFLNYRLNEKTMEISCKNRVNRQKQTVPHILGSRSIARTMHELEIKAGRPYTRGQMYSIAHKKKDGSFVNDEARQRSEQLNMQADGTSSEADTYINVWGKEHPGRARGMGFGVCPSQLFRSTCSSGGSPVSPSSGVPSNTEWQAMKLELQESKSKVKALESELQKSKSRFKVLEDQMSYLYQNFVGQRPFGFPNSIANQVADLRSPVEIQHSSSASHEPQGRGTSAAA, encoded by the exons ATGCCTAAGAGAAAGAGGTATCCTCCTAAGAGTCGATCTAGGCCAACTCAAATTCAACGTGATACTCAAAATCAATCTGAAGGACAAAGTCTTTCACAAACTCAGGATGAAGCCGAAAATCCTCTGTCCACTTACAAGAGAAAGTCCAATAAGTATTGGATAGTTGATGTGATTG ATGAGGAGGGAGTTGTAAAGGAAACAAATTTGCGGGTGCAAGACATGTTTGTACTTCCTATGGGAAAGAAGGTTGTCTTGGAGTGGAATAATCGCAACCAACCAGTTGGAGAGTCAGCTGGCCTTTTGGGAGGATTTCTAGGTTCAATTGCAAGCAACTTTGAATATTTTCCCATTGGTTTTGAGAAATGGCCTAAGATTCCAAAACCATACAAGGAACACGTTTGGACTAACACTATAAAG CCAAAATTTCAAGTAAATGATGAGATGAACAAGAAGTATATACTCGGAAATATTGGGAGGAAATGGAGGGACAAGCGGATTAAGTTATTTGATGAAAATTATGACCCATCACTTGGTAAGGATGCCAATATTGACTTGCCACCGGCTGGGATCAGTAAAGACCAATGGGCACTTTTCTTGAACTATAGATTGAATGAGAAAACTATG GAGATTTCTTGTAAAAATCGTGTAAATCGACAAAAACAAACTGTTCCTCATATTCTTGGGTCGAGGTCAATAGCTAGAACGATGCATGAACTG GAAATTAAAGCCGGGAGACCTTATACTAGAGGGCAAATGTATTCTATTGCCCACAAGAAAAAAGATGGGTCTTTTGTTAATGATGAGGCTAGGCAAAGGAGT GAACAATTAAATATGCAGGCAGATGGGACTTCTTCTGAAGCAGATACCTATATAAATGTCTGGGGGAAAGAACACCCAGGACGGGCTCGAGGTATGGGATTTGGTGTATGCCCATCTCAGCTCTTCAGATCCACTTGTAGTTCTGGAGGATCGCCAGTGTCTCCATCCAGTGGTGTCCCATCAAATACTGAATGGCAAGCAATGAAATTAGAGTTACAAGAGAGTAAATCAAAGGTTAAAGCGTTGGAGTCAGAATTGCAAAAGAGTAAATCAAGATTTAAAGTTTTGGAGGATCAGATGTCTTATCTTTATCAAAACTTTGTGGGTCAAAGGCCGTTTGGTTTTCCTAACTCTATTGCCAATCAG GTTGCTGACTTAAGGTCACCAGTAGAAATACAACATTCATCATCTGCTAGTCACGAACCACAAGGTCGAGGCACTTCAGCTGCGGCCTAG